In Victivallis sp. Marseille-Q1083, the genomic stretch GGTGATGCTGGCGGCGCATATGTACGGCGGCGACAATGACGACCGTTTCCCGGCCAACAGCCAATATGATCCGGTGGAAAACAAATCCTTCTTTTACGCCTATTATTTGAAATCCTATGTCGGCGACGGCAGCGATGATATTTTCATCGACGGTGAACCGGCCACTACCGCTGAAGTATTCTGGTGTCCGATATCGTATGCCGGCATGGAAGCATGGCTGCGGTCGATTTCGTGGGCGATTCCAAAGGATGGCAGAGCCAGTGTCGTCTATACCGGCTATGGCGTGAACAGGGCCTTTGACAGCTATTGGAGTACCACTTATTTCGGCGGAAAATACCCGCGGACCTTTTCGTCGGTGCAGATGCCGTCCGCCCAGCTTTATCTGATCGAAACCCACAATGGTTCGCTGGCGGCGGCGGAGTTGGGGACCAGTACCAAACACGTGGCCGCGACGTGGGCGGCGGCATACGACTGGCACCGCGGCAAGGCGACCGGTTCCTTCGTTGACGGCAGCGTGCACAGTTTCCGCGATCAGGACTATGCCGGCGGCGTGCTGCTGCCGTGGGACACCGATTGTGACGGCAAGTGAATTCCGGACCGGCAAGGTGAAGTGCGCCACCGGAAAACGGGAGTTTCCGGTGGTTTTTCAGGTATGGCAGCTTGCAAATCGCGCCGGATATTTTTATGGTATCGCGTCACTGGATAAAATGAATTAAGGAAAAAGAAAATGCGCCTGATCAATATTGTGCCGCTCTTTCCGGACCGAATCGACTATATGGTCGCCGAGGCGAAGCGCCTGTATGCCGCTGCCGGTCTGGATGAAGTGATGCTGTGCATGACTCTGCATCCGGAAGGGGAGCAGCCGGCGGAAAAAGTGGAGTTGTTCCGGCGGATCTTCCGGCAATATCGCGCCGCGCTGCAGGCGAGCGGCATCAAGGTCGGCATTCTGTTCCAGAGCTTGATCGGCCACGGCTGGCCGGGCGCCCCGGCCGGCGTCGCTTCCTGGCCGCGGGTTGAAACGGTCGACGGAGAGCCCAGCGACCGTTATTGCATCCTCAATCCCGATTTCCGGGACTATCTGGCCGCGACGGTCCGGACGATGGCGGCCGAAAAGCCGTTTGCCTTGCTTGTCGACGATGATTTCCGGCAGATTGACGGGCATGGTCTGGAGTGCTTCTGTCCGCGGCATCTGGCGCAGTTCAATGCCGGAAACGACCGGCCGGTCGGTGCGGATGAATTGCGCTCCCGGCTGCGGGCGGCTTCGCCGCAGGACCCGTGCCTGCGGCGGTTTGAAACGCTGCGGATCGGCAATCTGCTGGAACTGGCCGCGCTGGTGCGACGGGCGATCGACGAGGTTGCCCCGGAAATCAATTGCGGTTACTGCACACCGGGGTACGAGATGTTGAGCGCCGGCCGGATCGCCGGAGTGCTGGCCGGCCGTCACCGGCCGTTCATCCGCCTGTGCAATGCCAATTACCTGGAACGCGATATCCGTGATCTGCCGGCGATGCACTATCGGACGCAGGCGCTGAATCGGATGATGCCGGCCGAGGCCGATTTGCTGGACGAGAGCGATACGTTTCCGCATCACCGTTACAGCAAGGCCGCCGTCGGTCTGGATACCAAATTGACGCTGGCGGCCTGGAACGGGCTCGACGGCGCCAAATTGTGGTTGACCAACCTGAACTGGCCTGATGCGGCGGCCGAAGCGCCTTACGATGCGGTATTGGCGGCAAACCGCCGCCGTTATGCGGTCTTGCGCGAAACGATGCGATCGGCGCGGCCGACCGGGCTGGTGACGCCGTTGCCGTCGCCGGCATCTTACCGGAAACTCTGGCATCCGTTGCGGCCCTGGGAATGTTTTTATGCCGCCGACTGGCAGTGCCTGGTGACGAATCATTACGGTATTCCCGGACGCTATGCCGAACTCGGGGAAGGGGACGGCATTTTTCTGGTCAGCGGCGATATGCTGCGGTTTTTTTCCGACGCGGAAGTGGCGGCGCTGCTGGAGAAACGTCTGCTGCTGGACGGTTCGGCGGCGCTGGCTCTGGCCGAGCGGGGCTTTGAAACCGATTTGGGCGTCGGGGTGGTCGCCGGATTTTTCCGTTGCGGTTGTGAACTGGATCTGGCCACCGGCGCGCGGCTGCCGTTCATGAACGACGGCAGTGCGCCGTTACTGACGCCGCTGTCGGAGAGAACGCTGACGTTGTCGCAACTGCAGGAACTGCCGTATCATTGCGCGCAGCAGGGGACGCCGGTCGGCAGCGGCGTGACGGTGTTCGACAACAGCCGCGGCGGCCGGGTGGCGGTGTGGAGCCAGCCGCTGACCATGCCGATGCTGCTGCATCCGTTGCGCCGGCGCTTGCTGATCCGGACGCTGGAACGGTTGAACGGCGGCCGGCTGGAGGTCGCCGTCGAGAGCGATCAGGATGTTCTGGCGCTCAGCGCCGGATTGCCGGCGGGAGAATTGCTGCTGGTCTGCAACCTCAATTTCGATTGTCTGAAGGAGATCGAATTGCGCTTGAAGGCGCCGGTCCGGCGGTTGGAACGATTGACCGGTGCCGGGGAATGGTGTGAGACGGCCTGTGAACCGCTGCCGGACGGCATCCGCATCCCGCACTCGCTGTATCCCTATGAAAACATCATCCTGAAGATAAGCCGGTAGGCGATGCCGCTGCGGGCCCGCCCGAAGTTCCGGGCGGGCCGAAAAACTCCAAATTGACGGAGTAGGTATTTTTTATTGTTTCAGGAAAATTTCGACGACCGGGATTTCAATATCCGGCTTCCGGACCGGCAAGGTCAGAACGCAACTGTCCGGCGGCATGTTTTCGTGCATATAATCGTTGTCGTTGCTTTGCTTCGGCGCATCGGCGAAAGCGACTTCGCTGGCGTCGTGCAGCAGTTGAGCGTATGCGATTCTGCCGGCCAGCTTCGGCAATTCCAGCAGCCGGAAGGGCCAGTCGAAAATATGGAGGTACAACCGGCGGCTTTGCGGGTTGTAAGTGTAGCGGCAGCAGTCCGGTTCCGGGAACTCGGCCGGCGCCATCGTACAGCCGTAGATCGCCCGGCTGTTGAATTTCATCCAGTCGGCATAAACCTTGAGCGCCGCTTCCGCCCGGCTGTCGAAGCCGCCGCGGCCGGTCGGCCCGACGTTCATCAGCAAATTGCCGCCGCGCGACACATGGCGGATCAGGATGCCGAGCAGTTGGCTCGGGGATTTCCAGCTCATTTCGTCGCGGAAATACCCCCAGCTGCCCGAAAAGGTCTGACAGCCTTCCCACGGGACCGGATTGCCCGCCTGGTCGGTGACGCCGCGCTGCGGCACGAATTGTTCCGGCGAGCGGAAATCGCCGGCGCCGGGCAGGTCGCAGCGGTCGTCGATGATGATTTGCGGCTGCAGTTTGCGCACCAGCGCGAGCAATTTTTCCGATTCCCAGTCGTGGCGGCCTTTGCCGCGTTTCAGGTGAGGATAGGAGAAGTCGAACCAGATGACGGAGATTTTACCGTATTCGGTCAACAGCTCAGTGACCTGGTTGCGCATGTATTCGGCATATTTTCTCATATCGCGGGATTTGTTTTTTTCATCCTGGGTCGGATCGTCGCGCAGCGGATGGAGATCGTCGACCGTGAAATCCGGATGGTGCCAGTCGATCAACGAATAATAAAAGCCGACCTGCAGGCCTTCGGCGCGAAAGGCGTCGACGACTTCGCGCAGCAAATCCCGTCCGACCGCCGTGTTGGTCACTTTGTAGTCGGTGTATTTCGTATCCCACAGGCAGAATCCTTCGTGGTGTTTGGCGGTGATGACGAAATATTTCATGCCGGCCGCCCGGGCTTGACGCGCCCATTCGCGCGGCTGAAAAAGGTCCGGATCGAAGTGGTCGAAATATTTCTGATAATCTTCGGTCGGGATCTGCTCGAAATTGCGGATCCACTCGTGGCGGGCCGGCAGGGCGTAGAGGCCCCAGTGGATGAACATCCCGAAACGCGCTTCGCTCCACCAACTCAAATCACCATGCGGATAAGTCATTTTGCTTCCTCGTCTGTTGTAATTTCCATCCGGCCTGGCCGGTGTGTTGTGGTCTGAAAATATTATACATCGAAAGAGGCCCGGAGAAAATTGTTTTTTATGGCAAAAACATGTACATTAGTCCGAAAATGGAGAAATTCCGTGTTTGATATCATCGATCAATTGTCAATTGCGATTACGCACAGCTCGATCAATGAAATGACGTTTCGCAATTGGAATTACCGTCTGGGCAGCGACAACCCGGACACGCGCATCTATTTGATTCTCGACGGCGGCGGCAGTTACCGCTGCTGCGGGACGGCGGGGGAATTCCGGGTCGGTTCCTATTATCTGCTGCCGGCCCGGGCGCCGCTGGAGTTTCAGACGCAAAGCCGGATCCGGCTGGTCTGGGCGCATGTCGATGTCTGGTGGCGGCACGAGGTTCATCTGTTCAACCTGGTCACGCCGCATCCGGTCGAATTGCCGGAGCAGGGAGCGGCGCTGGCGCAGCGTTTCGGCCGGGTTCCGGCGCAGAGCCGGGGAACGGCCGGCGAGCGGCTGATGGCGTTGGGAACGATTTACGATTTGTTCGGCCGGTTCTGGCAGGCGGCCGAATTCGCCATTCCGGCCGAACATGACCGGCGGCTGCGCCGGTTGTCGCGGGCGTTGCGGCTGATCGACGCGCCCCTGGTCCGGGGCGTCCGCGTGAAAGAGCTGGCGGCGGCGGCCGGCATGGGGGAATCGCAGTTCTTTGTCGAATTCAAAGCATTGTTCGGTACTACGCCGGCGCGTTATGCGTTGCGGCGGCGGCTGGAGACCGTCCGCCGGCTGCTGCGCCAAAGCGACCGCAAACTTTCGACGCTGGCGGAGGAGACCGGCTTCGGCGATGCGTTCCATCTGTCGAAAGCGTTCAAACAGGAATACGGCATTTCTCCGCGCGATTTCCGCCGGTTGCCGCCGACCCGGCCGTAAAGGACGGTGTGCCGTTTGAGTTTGCCGGGCAATTCGCTTGTAATTGCCGCCGCGGGCCGATATATTGCTCGGAATACTGATAACCTGCAAGCATAAAAATTCCATTCCGTTCGAAAAAAAACAGTTGCTATGGTAAAAAGGAATGAGGTAGCGGTTATGAAATGAAAGAGGCTGATTCTCAAAGATGTGATACTGTAAAATAAGACATCGGCTCTGACGGACAGAGTCATGCAGACAGTTAAAACATCACAAAAGGAGACATCAGCCATGAGAAAATGTAGCACGGTATCGTTCGAAGGTCAAGTGATATTTGTCGGAATTGATGTGCACAAGGAAAGTTGGGTGGTGAATTTGCGGCATTGCCACCGTGAACTGGACAAGTTCAGCATGAATCCGAGCCCTGAGATGTTGGCGAAGTATCTGAAGATGAACTATCCGGGCGCCGAGTACCGGAGCGTTTACGAGGCAGGATTCAGCGGATTCTGGGCGCACCGGCGATTGTGTGAGCTCGGGATTGAGAATATCGTAATCAACCCGGCGGACGTGCCGACCAGCGGCAAGGAGCGCGACCGCAAGAACGATGCGGTGGACAGCCGAAAATTGGCGCGGGAACTGGAGAACCGGACATTGGAAGGGATCTATATTCCGCCTGAAGATAATTTGGAATTGAGAAACCTGGTCAGACGTGAAACGAAACTGACCGGCAATATAACCAGGGTCAAAAACCGGATCAAAGGACACCTGAATTTTATGGGGTTGAAGTTTGGAAGTTGGTCTGGAAGTTCTTTGAAAATGATGTATGCGGACGCGGCAAAGCGTTACGATTATGCCTTGCAGAGCATGTTGCGGGAACTGCGTTTTCTCAGAGAAGAGAAACTGCATGTGATCCGCGATGAACGGCGGTGTCTGAAGCGTTTGAAGCGCGACAAAGTACAGAAGCATCTACAGAGTATACCTGGCGTCGGGTTTCATACGGCGGTGATGCTGCAGGCCGAATTGTGGGACTTGCTGCGCTTTGAAGACAAGGATTCGCTGAGCTCGTATGTGGGATTCGCACCGAGGTTGGTCGGCAGCGGCGAACACGAGGCCGTCAAATCCGCCGGGAATCGCAAGAAAAAGCAACTGCATGCCATCCTGATCCAGTCGGCGTGGAGGTCGGTGTCGTACAATCTGGAGATTCGGGCCAGATATGGAGCCTTGCTTCATAAGGGGGCCAGTCCACAACGGGCTATTTCGATCATCGGCAAGAAATTGCTCTATGCGCTTCGGGCCGTGTGGCTCCAGGAACGTGATTACATGGTATCCGCAAGTGAATAAGATTTAAGTAGTTTCGGAGATTCTGTTTGCTGTGACTGTGAAATTCGGTTCTTTTTAGCACGTCGTTCGTTTGCTCCTTGATCCGAGGGGATCATGTAAAACAGTTTGCGAGTGCTATTTCAGAGTGGAACAGCAAAATGCGAAACCTTGAATTCATTCAAGAGTTGTCGTCAATAATAGTGTCCGATTTTTGCCCGAACCGCAACCAGAAGATAATCTTTAATTGGAAGACTGTAAAAATATTTACAGATGGAAGTCCTCTGCCCTTTGAGGCGGAGTTTCGCAAATAACAACAAATAACAGGAAAAATACAAACAAAGAAAGAGTCAGTCTCTTGACTTTTTCATAATAGGAGCCGTTGGTTATGGAGATTGTCGGAGTCCATCAATTGATTTTCAGCCCGGCCGGACATACCGGCCGGATTGCGGCGTGCATGGCCGGGGCGTGGGGCGCGTCTGCCGGGATTGACCTGATGCGCGCCGATACGGATTATGCCGCCTTGTCCTTCGGCGGCGACGAACTTTGCCTCGTCGGCGTTCCTTCCTTCGGCGGTCGGGTGCCGGGAGTGGCGGTGGAACGCCTCCGGCAGGTACGGGGCAGCTGCACGCCGGCGGTCGCAGTGGTTTCCTATGGCAACCGGGCTTATGAGGATACCCTGCTCGAATTGCAGGATACGTTGACTGCAGTCGGTTTTGTGGTCGTTGCCGCGGTTGCGGCGGTGGCGGAGCATTCGATTTGTCCGCAATTTGCCGCCGGGCGGCCTGACGAGCGGGATCGGGAGGAGTTGCGTCGTTTTGCCGACAGGATCAAAGAGCAGCTTGAGAGTGCGGCGCGGATTCTGCCGGTTGAAGTGCCGGGCAATCGGCCGTATCGCTTGTATGACGGCGTACCGCTCAAACCGTCGGCCGGCGGCGCATGCGTGCGGTGCGGCAAGTGCGCCCGGGAGTGTCCGGTCGAGGCCATTCCGGCGGATGCTCCGGATCAGACGGACAAAGCGAAGTGCATCAGTTGCATGCATTGTGTGGCGATCTGCCCGTCGCGGGCCAGGCAATTGAATCGAGTTATGCTCGGCCTGGCGGCGATGAAGTTGAAAAAAGTCTGTTCGTCCGCCAGGTCCAATGAGTTGTTTCTTCCGGGGTGATTGCCCGAGTTTGCGGCCGGAGTTTGCGAGATTCTCGCGTTTGCCGCTTGCGGCGAGGTTGATGTGGCTGTAAATTATCAGTTCCATCCCAATTGCATGCAGCTAGGTGAAAGTGAATTATGACTTCAGGTGAAATTGTCAGCAATGAATTGTTGCAGTTCGATTATTTCAAAGTGCGTTTTTATGCGCCGGAAATCTGCCGTACCGCCCGGGCCGGCCAGTTTGTCCATGTCCGGATCACCGATTTGCGCGACCGGATTCTGCGGCGGCCGTTCAGCATTTGCGACGTCGGCTCCGACGGCCGGCTGACGGTGATCTATAAAGTGGTCGGCGAGGGAACGAAGAAATTAGCGACGTTGAAACCGGGGGCGGTTTGCGATTTGCTGGGGCCGCTGGGGGTGGCTTTCACGCCGCCGTCGGCCGGGGAAGTGCCGGTTATCGTCGGTGGCGGTTACGGCTCGGCGGCGATGTATATGCTGGCGAAAACGGCGCCGGAGCCCGGAGTGGTTCTGCTGGGGGCGCGTTCCAAGGATGATTTGTTGTTGATCGATGAATACCGTGCGGCCGGATTTGAAGTACAGTTGGCGACCAATGACGGTTCTGCCGGTCGGCAGGGATTCGTCACGGCGCTGCTGCCGGAAGTGTTGCGGCGTTTCGCCGGCCGGTCGTTGCGTTTTTACGGCTGCGGTCCGATGCCGATGCTGCTGGCGTTGGCGAAGCTGTTGCAGGAGGCCGGATTTGAAGAAGGGGAAATCAGTTTGGACCACCTGATGTGCTGCGGGGTCGGCGCCTGTTTCGCCTGTGTGGTGAAGGTCAGGGATGGCGCCGGCTGGCGTTATGCCAGGACCTGCAGTGAAGGACCGGTATTCAAAGTCAAAGACGTTTATCTGGAGGAGTGTTGAAGTGGCCGATTTGCAGGTGAAGCTCGGGACGTTGACGCTGAAAAATCCGGTGATGACTGCGTCGGGAACATTCGGCTATGGCCGGGAATACCATCAATTTTACGACATCGCCCGGCTGGGCGCGGTAGTGGTCAAAGGGATCGCACCGTTCGTCAGCGCCGGCAATCCGACGCCGCGGGTGGCGGAGACCAGTTGCGGCATGCTCAATGCGATTGGATTGCAGGGGCCCGGCATTGATAAATTTCTGCACGGCGAGGAATATCTGCCGTTTTTGCGGACGACCGGCGCGACGGTGATCGTCAATATCTGGGGCAAGACGATTGAGGACTACCGGGAAGTGGCGGCCCGGCTGGAGGCCGATTCATCCGGCGTCGCGGCGCTGGAGATCAACATCTCCTGTCCGAATGTCAAGGCCGGCGGCATTGCTTTCGGAACCGATCCGAAGCTGGCCGCCGAAGTGGTCAGGGCGGTGCGCGGCGCGACCGGATTGCCGTTGATCACCAAATTGAGTCCGAATGTCAGCCGGATCGGTGATTTCGCCCGTGCAGTGGTGGACGCCGGTTCGGATATGGTTTCGCTGATCAACACCTTGACCGGCATGGCGATCGACATCGAAGCGCGGCGGCCGAAGCTGGCGAACGGGACCGGCGGGCTGAGCGGGCCGGCGATCAAGCCGGTGGCGGTCCGGATGGTTTACGAGACGGCGCAGGCGGTCAAGGTGCCGATCATCGGTATGGGCGGCATCGTTACCGGCGAGGATGCGGTGGAATTTCTGATGGCCGGGGCGAGTGCGGTGGCGGTCGGGACGGCGATTTTCGCCGATCCGCTGGCGCCTTTGAGAGTAATCGAGTCGATCGAGGCGTTTCTCGACCGGCATGGCTGCCGGACGGTGACGGAAATCATCGGCGCGGCATTGTAATAGTCTGCATAACTTTACGACAGGTGAATAATCATGGCTGAATTTCTTCCTTTTCACGGGGTGTTGCCGACGGTGGAGCGGGCGGCGGCGGTGGCGGCGGTGCCGTATGATGTGGTGAATTCCGA encodes the following:
- a CDS encoding type II secretion system protein; amino-acid sequence: MKRAEKFTLIELLVVIAIIAILASMLLPALSRAKAAAIETLCKSNLKQVMLAAHMYGGDNDDRFPANSQYDPVENKSFFYAYYLKSYVGDGSDDIFIDGEPATTAEVFWCPISYAGMEAWLRSISWAIPKDGRASVVYTGYGVNRAFDSYWSTTYFGGKYPRTFSSVQMPSAQLYLIETHNGSLAAAELGTSTKHVAATWAAAYDWHRGKATGSFVDGSVHSFRDQDYAGGVLLPWDTDCDGK
- a CDS encoding alpha-L-fucosidase → MTYPHGDLSWWSEARFGMFIHWGLYALPARHEWIRNFEQIPTEDYQKYFDHFDPDLFQPREWARQARAAGMKYFVITAKHHEGFCLWDTKYTDYKVTNTAVGRDLLREVVDAFRAEGLQVGFYYSLIDWHHPDFTVDDLHPLRDDPTQDEKNKSRDMRKYAEYMRNQVTELLTEYGKISVIWFDFSYPHLKRGKGRHDWESEKLLALVRKLQPQIIIDDRCDLPGAGDFRSPEQFVPQRGVTDQAGNPVPWEGCQTFSGSWGYFRDEMSWKSPSQLLGILIRHVSRGGNLLMNVGPTGRGGFDSRAEAALKVYADWMKFNSRAIYGCTMAPAEFPEPDCCRYTYNPQSRRLYLHIFDWPFRLLELPKLAGRIAYAQLLHDASEVAFADAPKQSNDNDYMHENMPPDSCVLTLPVRKPDIEIPVVEIFLKQ
- a CDS encoding helix-turn-helix transcriptional regulator — protein: MFDIIDQLSIAITHSSINEMTFRNWNYRLGSDNPDTRIYLILDGGGSYRCCGTAGEFRVGSYYLLPARAPLEFQTQSRIRLVWAHVDVWWRHEVHLFNLVTPHPVELPEQGAALAQRFGRVPAQSRGTAGERLMALGTIYDLFGRFWQAAEFAIPAEHDRRLRRLSRALRLIDAPLVRGVRVKELAAAAGMGESQFFVEFKALFGTTPARYALRRRLETVRRLLRQSDRKLSTLAEETGFGDAFHLSKAFKQEYGISPRDFRRLPPTRP
- a CDS encoding IS110 family transposase, which gives rise to MRKCSTVSFEGQVIFVGIDVHKESWVVNLRHCHRELDKFSMNPSPEMLAKYLKMNYPGAEYRSVYEAGFSGFWAHRRLCELGIENIVINPADVPTSGKERDRKNDAVDSRKLARELENRTLEGIYIPPEDNLELRNLVRRETKLTGNITRVKNRIKGHLNFMGLKFGSWSGSSLKMMYADAAKRYDYALQSMLRELRFLREEKLHVIRDERRCLKRLKRDKVQKHLQSIPGVGFHTAVMLQAELWDLLRFEDKDSLSSYVGFAPRLVGSGEHEAVKSAGNRKKKQLHAILIQSAWRSVSYNLEIRARYGALLHKGASPQRAISIIGKKLLYALRAVWLQERDYMVSASE
- a CDS encoding 4Fe-4S binding protein → MEIVGVHQLIFSPAGHTGRIAACMAGAWGASAGIDLMRADTDYAALSFGGDELCLVGVPSFGGRVPGVAVERLRQVRGSCTPAVAVVSYGNRAYEDTLLELQDTLTAVGFVVVAAVAAVAEHSICPQFAAGRPDERDREELRRFADRIKEQLESAARILPVEVPGNRPYRLYDGVPLKPSAGGACVRCGKCARECPVEAIPADAPDQTDKAKCISCMHCVAICPSRARQLNRVMLGLAAMKLKKVCSSARSNELFLPG
- a CDS encoding dihydroorotate dehydrogenase electron transfer subunit, giving the protein MTSGEIVSNELLQFDYFKVRFYAPEICRTARAGQFVHVRITDLRDRILRRPFSICDVGSDGRLTVIYKVVGEGTKKLATLKPGAVCDLLGPLGVAFTPPSAGEVPVIVGGGYGSAAMYMLAKTAPEPGVVLLGARSKDDLLLIDEYRAAGFEVQLATNDGSAGRQGFVTALLPEVLRRFAGRSLRFYGCGPMPMLLALAKLLQEAGFEEGEISLDHLMCCGVGACFACVVKVRDGAGWRYARTCSEGPVFKVKDVYLEEC
- a CDS encoding dihydroorotate dehydrogenase → MPGPAVKDRYSKSKTFIWRSVEVADLQVKLGTLTLKNPVMTASGTFGYGREYHQFYDIARLGAVVVKGIAPFVSAGNPTPRVAETSCGMLNAIGLQGPGIDKFLHGEEYLPFLRTTGATVIVNIWGKTIEDYREVAARLEADSSGVAALEINISCPNVKAGGIAFGTDPKLAAEVVRAVRGATGLPLITKLSPNVSRIGDFARAVVDAGSDMVSLINTLTGMAIDIEARRPKLANGTGGLSGPAIKPVAVRMVYETAQAVKVPIIGMGGIVTGEDAVEFLMAGASAVAVGTAIFADPLAPLRVIESIEAFLDRHGCRTVTEIIGAAL